Proteins from a genomic interval of Cardiobacteriaceae bacterium TAE3-ERU3:
- a CDS encoding murein L,D-transpeptidase, with protein sequence MKIKKLFIAGCMMLLAACSDVELPASQAGSSLNELVSKANVQQKLTQRGFEWGAPAFIRIFKEENILEVWLEREQGEYALFQQYPICTYSGDLGPKKREGDKQSPEGFYAFGMRHLNPNSRYHLSFNLNYPNAYDKAHGYTGSYLMVHGDCVSVGCYAMGNRQIEEIYTLVGSALQHGQPFVRVHAFPFRMSEENLARHQFSPHINFWRMLKPGYDAFERNHKPPVIEVVDGLYQLR encoded by the coding sequence ATGAAGATAAAAAAATTGTTTATTGCCGGATGCATGATGCTGCTTGCGGCGTGCTCTGATGTTGAACTGCCCGCTTCACAAGCTGGGTCATCACTTAATGAGCTGGTTTCCAAGGCAAATGTGCAACAAAAGCTTACTCAGCGTGGTTTTGAGTGGGGTGCACCTGCATTTATCCGTATTTTCAAAGAAGAAAATATTCTTGAAGTATGGCTTGAGCGTGAGCAGGGAGAATATGCCTTATTTCAGCAATATCCAATTTGCACTTACTCAGGGGATCTTGGCCCCAAAAAGCGTGAGGGAGATAAGCAGTCTCCGGAAGGATTTTATGCTTTTGGTATGCGGCATTTAAATCCTAATAGTCGTTATCACCTATCATTTAACCTCAACTATCCAAATGCTTATGATAAAGCTCATGGATATACGGGGAGCTATTTGATGGTGCATGGCGATTGTGTTTCGGTGGGTTGTTATGCCATGGGTAATCGTCAAATTGAAGAAATTTACACATTGGTAGGCTCTGCTTTACAGCATGGACAGCCGTTTGTGCGAGTGCATGCCTTTCCGTTTCGCATGAGTGAAGAAAATTTGGCGCGACATCAGTTTTCCCCTCATATCAATTTTTGGCGCATGCTTAAGCCCGGATATGACGCATTTGAGCGCAATCATAAGCCACCGGTAATAGAGGTCGTTGATGGTCTATACCAGCTTCGCTAG
- a CDS encoding DUF615 domain-containing protein, giving the protein MSEQEKQYDEEGRVIRANRSEEKRQREEIKTFVQELLTLPSGQYGLLPITETLQAALIEGKRLQGNAFKRHLNYLTRLLDEHDVEAVRHAHEHINHPFLNDGAKMQRIQREIERLAENDPEIVGELFARYADPDLQHIRQLTREMQKHREEQAKLEPEQRDRKPGKHQRQLQKYLQTLPLNEYYQD; this is encoded by the coding sequence ATGTCCGAACAGGAAAAACAATACGACGAAGAAGGCCGTGTCATCCGCGCCAACCGCAGTGAAGAAAAGCGCCAACGTGAAGAAATCAAAACATTTGTCCAAGAACTGCTCACCCTGCCTTCAGGGCAATATGGACTTTTACCCATCACTGAGACCCTACAAGCAGCACTAATCGAAGGCAAGCGCCTACAAGGCAACGCATTCAAGCGCCATCTCAACTACCTCACCCGCCTACTTGACGAGCATGATGTCGAAGCCGTTCGCCACGCTCATGAACACATCAACCACCCATTTTTAAACGACGGTGCAAAAATGCAGCGTATCCAGCGTGAAATTGAGCGTCTGGCAGAAAATGACCCTGAAATCGTTGGCGAACTCTTTGCCCGCTACGCTGATCCTGACCTTCAGCACATCCGCCAACTCACGCGAGAAATGCAAAAACACCGCGAAGAGCAAGCTAAGCTTGAACCGGAACAACGCGACAGAAAGCCAGGCAAGCACCAACGCCAACTACAAAAGTACCTGCAAACCTTACCGTTGAACGAGTACTACCAAGATTGA
- a CDS encoding TAXI family TRAP transporter solute-binding subunit → MKGIIRSLALCLTVLWSGSFAQELEAGGETAEDELQSQPMLFRVGSGYNNGIYFMLATVLGGIISHPEGDLPCDHGGNCGVDNLLLVNVSTPGSAANIKKLERNEVDSAFVQSNIAYWRYTASGLYVQDKPFDELRALASLYPEMLHLVVHADSDIKNIEDLAGKRVAVGAQNSGTFINVDELLAAYGMNASQFDAVYDDAPQAVEKFLDNDVDAVFFVAGAPTPQVQYLSTQTDIRLIPISSVQRDALLSHNHYYTSTVIPKGMYQGIDEDTPTVAVQALWVVREDLDNELAYQLTKALWRDDHAYWLHRVLPDSALSIAHSLDGIGIPLHPGAKRYYNEIGKRF, encoded by the coding sequence ATGAAGGGGATAATACGCAGTTTGGCTCTTTGTCTCACCGTATTATGGAGTGGCTCTTTTGCTCAGGAGCTGGAGGCTGGAGGTGAAACGGCAGAGGATGAATTGCAGTCTCAACCAATGCTCTTTCGTGTTGGCAGTGGCTACAATAATGGTATTTATTTCATGCTTGCTACGGTACTGGGTGGGATAATCTCTCACCCTGAAGGTGATTTGCCCTGTGATCACGGGGGTAATTGCGGGGTCGATAATCTGCTTTTGGTTAACGTTTCAACGCCCGGTTCTGCAGCGAATATCAAAAAGCTGGAACGCAATGAGGTTGATTCGGCATTTGTACAATCAAACATTGCTTATTGGCGTTACACCGCAAGCGGCCTTTACGTGCAAGACAAGCCGTTTGATGAGTTACGTGCTTTAGCCAGCTTATATCCGGAAATGCTGCACTTGGTTGTACATGCTGATAGCGACATCAAAAATATCGAAGATCTCGCCGGTAAGCGGGTCGCGGTGGGGGCGCAAAATTCCGGTACATTTATTAATGTAGATGAGCTGCTTGCAGCTTATGGTATGAATGCTTCACAATTTGATGCGGTTTATGATGATGCACCTCAAGCCGTTGAGAAATTTCTCGATAATGACGTAGATGCGGTGTTTTTTGTGGCTGGAGCGCCTACGCCACAAGTGCAATATTTGAGCACACAAACAGATATTCGTTTGATCCCAATCTCGTCAGTACAAAGAGATGCGTTGCTTTCGCACAATCACTATTACACCAGCACCGTCATACCAAAAGGTATGTATCAAGGGATAGATGAAGATACGCCAACTGTTGCTGTGCAAGCGCTATGGGTCGTTAGAGAAGATCTCGATAATGAGCTTGCCTATCAGTTGACTAAAGCTTTATGGCGCGATGATCACGCTTATTGGCTGCATCGCGTCTTACCTGATTCCGCATTGAGTATTGCCCACTCGTTGGACGGTATCGGAATACCGTTACATCCAGGTGCGAAACGCTATTACAACGAAATAGGAAAACGCTTTTGA
- the dacB gene encoding D-alanyl-D-alanine carboxypeptidase/D-alanyl-D-alanine-endopeptidase — translation MREVRVRFLLAVALILYTGWTWATILPAEVAAMLDKHGVNRDDVSIWVQAVDADQPLVELNGQRQRNPASVAKLLTTSAGLIRLGRDYRWQTRFYVDALPDNNGVVHGNLYIEGGADPFLVEERLSAMIDTLRERGIRHITGNIVLDESLYRLPAEARDRESFDGNPWAAYNAVPNPLMVNFRTIKLTMRPQGGSVAFDLWPNIVNWKIDNQMNVNNGSCSKNYAPIVSIERDDMGYATVILKGRYSLQCGKREVTVVMGEAVEQFYYLFRDLWYQKGGTLDGAGAVGPHPAQAKLFYTGESLPLSELIAMMNQQSNNVMTRQLMLSLGVETYGRPGSLQKGRDAVINTLSAFGVDTHGMIIDNGAGLSRISRVTVAQLVMLMRSLYYSDKKQVFLDSLAVAGESGTLRKRYRGERLGGNLRGKTGTIDGVRAFAGFLRSKSGRDYVVVIIGNGKAALPSRYMQDDFFRWVEGK, via the coding sequence ATGAGGGAGGTTCGAGTGCGATTTTTGCTGGCTGTAGCACTGATTCTGTACACAGGGTGGACATGGGCGACGATATTGCCAGCTGAGGTTGCGGCGATGCTTGATAAGCATGGCGTTAATCGTGATGATGTCAGTATCTGGGTTCAAGCTGTTGATGCTGATCAGCCTCTTGTGGAGCTTAATGGGCAGCGGCAGCGTAACCCTGCATCTGTTGCCAAGTTGCTGACAACATCCGCAGGGTTAATCCGACTGGGGCGTGACTACCGTTGGCAGACGCGTTTTTACGTCGATGCACTGCCAGATAATAATGGTGTTGTGCATGGCAATCTCTATATTGAAGGTGGTGCTGACCCATTTTTGGTTGAAGAGCGCCTTTCAGCTATGATCGATACTTTGCGTGAACGTGGCATTCGCCATATTACCGGTAATATCGTTCTCGATGAGTCGCTATACAGGCTTCCTGCAGAGGCGCGCGACCGCGAGTCATTCGATGGTAATCCTTGGGCGGCCTATAACGCGGTACCTAATCCGTTGATGGTTAATTTTCGCACCATTAAATTGACGATGCGCCCACAAGGGGGAAGTGTTGCATTCGATTTGTGGCCAAATATCGTCAATTGGAAAATCGATAATCAGATGAATGTGAACAATGGTTCTTGCAGTAAGAACTATGCTCCGATTGTCAGTATTGAGCGCGATGATATGGGCTATGCGACGGTCATCTTAAAAGGGCGTTACAGCTTGCAGTGCGGAAAGCGCGAAGTGACGGTTGTTATGGGTGAGGCTGTTGAGCAGTTTTATTATTTATTTCGCGACCTCTGGTATCAGAAAGGTGGAACGCTTGATGGTGCGGGGGCGGTTGGTCCGCACCCTGCTCAGGCCAAGCTGTTTTATACAGGGGAGTCGCTGCCGTTGTCTGAGTTAATTGCGATGATGAACCAGCAGAGTAACAATGTGATGACGCGCCAGCTGATGCTCTCGCTTGGTGTGGAAACCTATGGCCGGCCGGGTAGTCTGCAAAAGGGGCGTGATGCAGTCATTAATACCCTTAGCGCATTTGGCGTCGATACTCATGGCATGATTATTGATAATGGCGCCGGATTGTCGCGGATTAGCCGCGTAACTGTTGCACAGTTAGTTATGTTAATGCGGAGCTTGTATTATTCCGATAAAAAGCAAGTATTCCTCGATTCGCTGGCTGTAGCAGGTGAAAGTGGGACATTGCGCAAGCGCTATCGCGGTGAGCGTCTGGGCGGCAATTTACGTGGAAAAACCGGTACGATTGATGGGGTTCGCGCTTTTGCTGGCTTTTTGCGCAGTAAAAGTGGTCGGGATTATGTTGTCGTGATTATTGGTAATGGTAAGGCGGCTTTGCCGAGCCGCTATATGCAGGATGACTTCTTTCGCTGGGTTGAAGGTAAATGA